Proteins found in one Asterias amurensis chromosome 13, ASM3211899v1 genomic segment:
- the LOC139946268 gene encoding uncharacterized protein, with protein sequence MSLTMEVIKEAVQKQQVENVYESALTTDDAEEVKGVDVVKSKDQSEPELQNGKGATNGHAMHVEMVESNEHFIVDIDAARKRLKKLGFIDTLLMGFSSINNGSEILNTKQTAGSLACLNGIRVFSMFWIILGHSIQYQYGLIDDVRYTVDVIMPSFAFSFMLNSTVSVDSFFMLSGLLLTYLTLKHMKKVNGKVNWFIFYFHRLWRITPTYMITLAIWASLAIHMGEGATKVSFFEREADLCREQWWTNLLYINNLYPFPGNLGAQFFIISPPILYMLYNWGLWAPLSRITFAAYLLHPMLIFVIYLTAHTFYHVTYMQWALTFISNTVVSYFAAFLLSLFVEGPVMSIEKVLLGGLKK encoded by the exons ATGTCGCTAACCATGGAAGTAATCAAGGAAGCAGTGCAAAAACAACAAGTTGAG AACGTTTATGAGTCCGCTCTGACCACTGATGACGCTGAGGAGGTTAAAGGAGTCGATGTGGTCAAAAGCAAGGATCAGTCTGAACCAGAACTTCAGAATGGAAAGGGCGCCACCAATGGACATGCTATGCACGTTGAGATGGTTGAAAGCAACGAACACTTCATTGTTGATATAGATGCAGCCAGAAAAAGGTTGAAGAAATTAG GGTTTATCGACACACTCCTGATGGGTTTCTCGTCCATCAACAACGGCTCTGAGATCTTGAATACTAAACAGACTGCGGGAAGTCTAGCTTGTCTGAATGGTATTCGCGTCTTCAGTATGTTCTGGATTATTCTAGGACACTCCATCCAGTACCAATATGGATTAATAG ATGACGTAAGGTACACAGTCGATGTGATAATGCCATCGTTTGCGTTTTCATTCATGTTGAATTCTACGGTCTCTGTTGACAGTTTCTTCATGCTAAG TGGACTGCTTCTGACTTACCTAACACTGAAACACATGAAGAAAGTTAATGGAAAGGTGAACTGGTTCATCTTCTACTTCCATCGGCTTTGGCGAATCACCCCCACGTACATGATAACATTGGCCATATGGGCATCTCTGGCCATACATATGGGTGAGGGAGCGACCAAAGTGTCCTTCTTTGAGAGAGAGGCGGATCTTTGCAGGGAGCAATGGTGGACAAATCTGCTGTACATCAACAACCTGTACCCATTCCCCGGTAATTTAGGTGCCCAG TTCTTTATCATTAGTCCACCAATATTGTATATGTTGTATAA CTGGGGGCTTTGGGCTCCTCTTAGCCGTATAACCTTTGCTGCCTACCTTCTCCATCCGATGTTAATTTTTGTCATCTATCTGACAGCACACACTTTTTATCACGTCACCTACATGCAATGG GCCCTGACCTTCATTTCTAATACTGTGGTGTCCTACTTTGCTGCCTTCCTGCTCTCGCTGTTTGTGGAGGGACCGGTCATGAGCATCGAGAAAGTTTTGCTCGGTGGTTTAAAGAAATAA